TGGCGGGCGCTGTTCCGCGGCGCCGAGCAGCGCACCCTGCGGGTACTCGATCCGGACACGTGCGCGGTCGTCTCGACGTACCCGGGGGCCAGTCAGGTGCTGGGTGCGCTGCGGCGGCGCGGTCTGCTGAGGGTGCCGGCCTTCACCTATCTGACCGACTTCTCCGTGCACTCCCTGTGGGTGGCCCCCGGCATCGACGCCCACCTCGCCGTACACGCGATACCCGCGGCCCAGGCCCACGCCCAGGGCGCGGCCGCCGTCACCGTCGCCGGCCCCGTCACCGGCCCGCGTTTCGCCCCCGCCACCGACGAGCAACGCCGGGCGGCCCGTGCCCGGTTCGGCCTGCCCGACCAGGCGCCGCTGGCGTTGCTGGTCGCGGGCTCGTGGGGGGTCGGGCCGGTGCGGCAGGCCGCCGCCGAGATCCGGGAGGCGGGAGTGGCGGTACCGGTGGTGGTGTGCGGCCGCAACCAGGCCCTCGCCGACGAACTGCGGCGAGACGGCATCGAGCATGCCTTCGGCTGGGTGGACGACATGCCCGGCCTGATGCACGGCTGCAACGTGCTGGTCCAGAACGCGGGCGGGCTGACCTCGCTGGAGGCGTTCGCCGCCGGCTTGCCGGTGGTCAGCTACCGCTGCATCCCCGGCCACGGCCAGACCAACGCCGCCGCCCTGGACGAGGCGGGCCTCGCGGCCTGGATCCGCGACCCCGCCGAACTCGGCCCGGTGCTCGCCGAGCTCCTCCACGGTCCCCGCGGTCAGGCCCAGCGCGCGGCAGGACTCGAACTGCACCGCTCCGCTCCCGGCCCGGTACCCGCCATCGCCGCCAGAACCGGACATCAACCCGCCGCGGGCGCACAGCCCGCGCCGAGGCGCCGTCCCGCGAGGCGGCGGCTGATCCTGGCTGCCGCAGGTGCGGCGGCCACGGCCTCGCTGGGCATCGCGGCCCCGGCCGCCTACACCGAAGCCCCCGCGCACTTCCCCACCGTTACCCACTATCTGGAGTTGGACTGGTGATGACCCCGGCCCGTCTCGCCCGTGCCGCCGCACTCGCCTCGGCCACGGCACTGCCCGCACTCGCCGTCCTGCAGGCAGCCCCCGTGGTCTCGACCTTCGGCCCGCTGCGCAACAGGGCCATGCCGCGCCTGGCCGGGCAGGGCCGCCCGGATCACATCGCCCTCACCTTCGACGACGGCCCCGACCACCTGTCCACCCCGCACTTCCTCCGGCTCCTCGACGCGCGCGGGGTCCGTGCGACCTTCTTCCTGCTCGGTTCGATGCTGGTCCGCTCGCCCTGGCTGGCGAAGGAGATGACGGCCGCCGGGCACGAGATCGCCGTGCACGGCTGGCGCCACCGCCCCCTGCTGGTGCGTGGTCCCCGCGCCACCTACGACGATCTGGCCCGCGCCCGCGACGCCGTCGCCGACGTCACCGGCCGGCCACCGGAGCTCTTCCGGCCTCCGTACGGGATGATGACCACCGCCGCCCATCTGGCTTGCCGCAGACTCGACCTGACCCCCGTGCTGTGGACCTGCTGGGGCGAGGACTGGCGCAAGCGGGCCACCCCCCGATCCGTGAAGGACACCGTCCTGCGCGACCTGCGTGGCGGCGGCACCATCCTGCTGCACGACTCCGACTGCACCTCCGCCACCGGCTCCTGGCGCACCACCCTGCGAGCACTGCCCCGCATCCTCGACGCCTGCCAGGAGCAGGGCTGGCAGACCGGCCCGCTGCGCGAGCACGGCGTCCCCGGCCTGCCCGGAGCCGTCGTCCCCGGACCCCATCGGTCCCACCCGGCGAGCGGCCGAGCAGAACAGCAGGGGCCGCGGGTCACCCTCCAATGAGGCGCCGTCGCAGGAGAACGAGCGCTCGACCAGGGGGCACCGCCGTCACCCGGGATCGATGTCGAACCGAGGCTGGGTGCGATGGCGCCGGACGGACACGATGGTCACCTCGTGGCGGTCGGCGAGGGCCGAAACCCATGTCCCCGGGGTCGCTGTGTCCAGGTAGCCGCGCGCGGTCGTCATGGTGAACGGCACCTGGCTGCTGTCCACTTTCGGCGCGTTCGGGGCTCTGGTCTGCATCTTCGCCGAAACCGGGTTGCTGGTGGTCGGATTCTTCCTGCCGGGCGACACCTTGCTGGTGCCGGCCGGGCTGTTGTGCGCCTCCACCGCCCGCAACGGGCCGCACCTGCCCTTGCTCCCGGTCCTGGCCTGCGCCGCGGCCGGCACCATCGCCGGTGCGCAGGTCGGATTCTGGACCGGACGGCGAGCAGGCCCCACCGCTCTCGCCCGGATCGGCAACAAGCGCCTTCGTGCGGGCGCGGACCGCGCGGAGCTGCTGCTGGCCCGCTACGGCTACGCGAAGGCGGTGGTGCTGGGACGGTTCATCCCGGTCGTGCGCACCGTCCTCAATCCGGTGGCCGGGGCACTCGGGGTGCCGGTGCGAACCTTCACCGCATGGCAAGTGATCGGTGGCCTGGCCTGGTCGCAGTCGCTTGTACTTGGCGGGTACTGGCTGGGTGACTCGGTGCGTCATCCGGACGCCTACCTTGTGCCCGCGGCGGCCGCGGTTGTCGTCGTCTCCTTGGTTCCGGTGGTGTTGGAAGTACTGCGTGGGCGCGGCACGGAGCGCGCCGATCGTGATACGCCAGCGGACGTGTGACCCTCACGCAGGCGGCGCCGACTTCGACGACTTACCGTCGCCTCCTGCGGAACGGTTCGCCGGCAATGCGCACCGCAGCGCGATGTGGGCCGTGCTGAAGATTTCCGGGGTGGTCCCGGATGACGCGTGCGGATGCTCGAACGGCTTCAGGACGGAAGGTGCTTCAGGACGGCGGGCGCCCTATCAGCATGGCCGGTGGTGGTACTCGTGCAGGCCGTCGAAGAGCGGGCCGGTCAGCTCCAGGATGCGTTCGTCGTCGCAGATCATGGACAGGCCGCGGAGGATGACGTCCACGCCGGGGGAAGGATGTGGATCTCGACCGGCGCACGCCGGCCTGCCGCAGATCCGCTTGCACGACACCCGCCACGGATGCGCCTCGTTGCTGTTCGCGGCCGGGGTCGCACCCCGAACCGTGATGGAGATCCTTGGGCATTCGCAGATCGCAGTGACGATGAACGTGTACACGCACGTGAGTGACGGCGGGAGGCCATGGGGCACATGGATCGCCTGCTCAGGCGGCGCCGTTAGAGGGAACTGCCGTCAAGAACTACCGTCAACGCCCTCACGATCATGGACCGTGAGGGCGTTGACGCAGATAGAACCAAGAGCCCCCTGTCGGATTCGAACCGACGACCTTCGCTTTACAAGTGGGATCGAATCCTTGCCGGGTAGTGCTCGGTGCTGCCGCGTGGTGCTGTCTTAGCTGGTCAGCGCCACGCGGCTTCACGGTCGATCCCGCGCATGACGCCTTGTGCCGGACTGTCCGCTCACGCATCGCGCACGCATGAGGGGGGTGGTGCCCGGGCTCGCTGCTGGGCCCTCTGCGGAACGGGTGGGGCAACGCTGTTTCCCGCGCTGTGCAATGGATGCGCCCACGGCTCCACGTGCGGCGCCCAGGAGCCGGACGCTCAGCGGGTGGTGTCCGGCGGGCGGTCAGTTGGCGGACACCTCGAACCCAAGGGCGGTCAGGGCCTCCTCGGCGGCCTGCTGGCCCTGCTCGTAGCTGCCGCCGGAGATTCCGAGGCCGCCGACGCACCGGTCGTCGTCGGTGATCGGGTAGCCGCCGCCGACCGCCATCAGACGCGGGTGCCCGGCAAGCAGCGCCACGTACCGTTGGCCAGGTAGTCGTTCCATGGGTGGGGATGTGGCAGGAGGCACCGGTCCATGCCTTGTCGAGAGCGACCTCGGCGGTGAAGAAAAGTGCGTCGTCGGCCCGGTCGAACGCCTTCGGATGCCCGCCGGTAAGCACCGAGCAGGGTTGCAATGGGATCCGCGTTGCCATAGCGAGCAGCCACGTACGTTTCAACGAACGATGAAGGGATCAGAAACAGCCGGCGGCTGATCTTCGCTGCGGCGATTGGTGCCGTTCTTGATCACGTTCTGCGGGGCGTTGTCGCTGGAGATCCAAGTGGCTGGTCAGGAAGTGGTGGGCATGGCCCGGGCCAGCGGCGCCAGGTTCCGTAGAGGGTGACGTGCACGGCGGCCGCGAGTTCGCGGGCCCGCTGCTCAGCGGCCACGTCGTACAGCACGAAATAGACCGGCTCCGCAGAGGAGTCCGAGCGGATCTCACCGGCGCGGATCAGCTTGATTACCGCGGCCCGGACAGCGTCGTACAACGGGTCGGTCACGGTGTGCTGCTGTTCCGTGAGAACAACCCGCCCGGATCGTGTGAGGCCCGCTATCTCGCCGGTGTCCCGGCCGGTCGGCTGGTCCAGCGCCGGGAACTCGCCGCCGCCGTCTGCTTCCTACTCTCCGAGGACGCCGGGTTCATCACCGGCCAGACCCTGCGCGTCGACGGCGGTGCGAGCGTGGGACGACCGATCCGACAGGAAGCGCCCCGTGTCCTGCTAGACCAGGACACGGAGCGCTTGCTATCAGGTCAGTTGACGCTCTGTCCGCCGTCCACCATGACCGACTGCCCGGTGACGAAGGAGGCCCGGTCGGACAGGAGGAAGAGAGCCACCTGGGCGACCTCGTGCGCCTCGCCGACGCGGCCGAGGGGGATGTTCTCCCCGTGCGGGTGGTACTCGGAGCCGTCCTCCTTCTTCGTGATGCCGCCCTCGGTCAGCGGTGTGCGGATGATGGTCGGGTTCACGGTGTTGACCCGGATCGCGTCGGGCCCGAGCTCCACCGCCGCCGCGCGGGCGAGTGCGGCGACGCCGCCCTTGCTGGCGCTGTAGATGGAGATGCCCGGGGTGCCGAGTTCGGCGAATACGGATCCGTTGACGACGATCGCCCCGCCATCGCCCTGTCGCTTCATCTGGTCGGCCTCGGCCTGCAGGTAGAAGAACGTGCCCTTCAGATTGCCGTCCATCAGGTGGTCCCAAGCCTTCTCGTCCAGCTCGGTCAACGGGCCGACCGCGGCGGTGCCCGCGTTGTTGAAGGCCACGTCGAGGCGGCCGAAGCGGTCGACGACCTGCTGCACCACTGCCCGCGCGCCGCCGAAGTCCGTGGCGTCAGCCTTGACGAACAGCGCCTCGCCACCGCTCCGCGTGATCTCCTCGACCACGTCCTGACCCGCGTCCTCCCGGCGCCCGGTGATCGCCACCTTCGCACCCTCCTGCGCGAACAGGCGCGCGCTGACCCGGCCGATCCCGGACGTTCCCCCGGTGATCAGAGCAACCTTGCCGTCCAACATTCCCATGGTTCTGTTCCACTCCGTCTAGGAATTCGCTACAGGCCGGATATGGACCCGGCTTCGAAATCGGCGCCGCCTTTTCCGGCCAGGCGCCAGGCCCCCGCGTTGGGTGCCGAGCGGTTACAGCGTTCGCTTCTCCAGCGGGATTCCGTGAAGGCCATAGGCCGTCGCGATAACCGGTATAAGCTCGCCGTCTGCCGTCTGGAGAATCTGTCGGCAGCTACTCCATTCAGCTGACTGCACAACAGCTCCGGCGTTCCCGGCCGGTGCCCTGCCCCGGAGCGGTTGCGGGGCCCTGCTGCCGGTGATGCTGTGGATGTGCGACGGCCGTACCTACTGCGCCGTTCTGAGCGGGCGGCGCGTTCCCGGGGCGGGGCGTGCTCCCCGACGCAGCGGCCCACGGCCCTGGCCGTGCGCCGAGCGCGTATCTCGGCATCAACGGAAGGAACCGTTCCATGACGTCTGCATCCATGGAGGGGAAGGTCGCGCTCGTGACCGGGGCGACCAGCGGCATCGGCGCTGCCACAGCACAGGCGCTGGCCGAGCGCGGCGCGTACGTGCTGGTGGCCGGCCGCGATCCCGCCCGTGGCGAGAGCGTCGTGGGGGCGATCCGGGAGCGCGGCGGTAAGGCGGACTTCGTGAGCGCCGATCTGCGCGACGCCGAGGCGGTGCGACGGCTTGCGCACGACGCTCTGGGGCTGGGCGGCGGCCGGGTCGACGTCCTGGTCAACAACGCGGGCGTCTACCCCTTCGGCCCGACCAAGGACACGGAAGAGAGCCTCTTCGACTCCGTGTACGCGCTCAACGTTAAGGCCCCGTTCTACCTGGTGGCCGAACTCGCCCCGGCCATGGCCGAACGGGGCGCCGGGGCGATCGTCAACGTGAGCACCATCGCGGCCGCGCTCGGGTTCTCGGGCATGGCGCTCTACGGGTCGAGCAAGGCAGCAGTGAACCTCCTGACGAAGGCATGGGCAGCCGAGTACGGCCCACAGGGAGTGCGGGTCAACGCCGTACAGGTCGGTCCCACCCGGACCGAGACCACCGCTGGGGCCGAGGAGGACCTGCAGAGCCTGGCCGCGCAGGCGCCCGCCGGACGGCCGGCGTCCGCCGCGGAGATCGCGGCGGCGATCGTGTACCTCGCCGACGACGAGGCAAGCAGCTTTGTGCAGGGTGCGGTGCTGCCCGTCGACGGCGGGCGCACCGCCGTCTGACCTCGTGCATCGCGGGGCCGCCTGGCCGCTGCGGGGATCAGTCGGTGGTGGGCTGCTCGAGCGCGGCGATCAGGCGTCCCAGATCCTGCCGCCTCGAATCCGCCGGCCACACCGCCCATGTCCGGCGGATGAGAGGGTGCCCGAGCAGCGGCTGCCACGCCACGCTCTCGGGAATGGGCTGCGACCAGTCCGGCGGGGCCAGCGCGAAGGCTCGCCCGGCGCTGACGGCCGCCAGTTTCACCTCGGCGATCAGCCGCTGTCCCTCCGGCGCCTGAGTTCCCAGATCAAGGCCGTGGCTACGCAGGATCGCCGTCAGCTCGTCGTACCAGGCGGGGCTGTCCGAGCGCGGAAAGGCCACCCATTCCAGCCGGGCCAGCGCATCCAGCGCAATCCCCTCCGGCCCGGACAGCTCCGCCGCCTGGTCCGCGGCCAGCAGCACGCCCAGCCGTTCCCTGTTGACCAGCATCGCGTCGAACTCCTGCCCGGTGGGGCGCTCCCGCAGCAGTCCAAGGTCCAGTTCGCCGGCGTGCAGCGCGGCCAGCTGCTCGGATGTGGACAGATGGCGGGCCTGTACCCGGGTGTCGGGGCAGGCTTCGGCCAGTTCGGTGAGCGCGGGGCTCAGCAGCCGCGAGGGGAACTCCAGCGGAATGCCGATCCGCAGCACGCCGCCGCC
The genomic region above belongs to Streptomyces sp. CG1 and contains:
- a CDS encoding glycosyltransferase; the protein is MAQRDDLMPEAAPSVSAAALPDSGPGRIAIISASVGAGHDGAAAGLADRLSAHGFLVDRYDFLDLLPARSGRLICDVYHRILTWAPAGYQRLYAATEHASRPGALWRALFRGAEQRTLRVLDPDTCAVVSTYPGASQVLGALRRRGLLRVPAFTYLTDFSVHSLWVAPGIDAHLAVHAIPAAQAHAQGAAAVTVAGPVTGPRFAPATDEQRRAARARFGLPDQAPLALLVAGSWGVGPVRQAAAEIREAGVAVPVVVCGRNQALADELRRDGIEHAFGWVDDMPGLMHGCNVLVQNAGGLTSLEAFAAGLPVVSYRCIPGHGQTNAAALDEAGLAAWIRDPAELGPVLAELLHGPRGQAQRAAGLELHRSAPGPVPAIAARTGHQPAAGAQPAPRRRPARRRLILAAAGAAATASLGIAAPAAYTEAPAHFPTVTHYLELDW
- a CDS encoding polysaccharide deacetylase family protein, whose protein sequence is MTPARLARAAALASATALPALAVLQAAPVVSTFGPLRNRAMPRLAGQGRPDHIALTFDDGPDHLSTPHFLRLLDARGVRATFFLLGSMLVRSPWLAKEMTAAGHEIAVHGWRHRPLLVRGPRATYDDLARARDAVADVTGRPPELFRPPYGMMTTAAHLACRRLDLTPVLWTCWGEDWRKRATPRSVKDTVLRDLRGGGTILLHDSDCTSATGSWRTTLRALPRILDACQEQGWQTGPLREHGVPGLPGAVVPGPHRSHPASGRAEQQGPRVTLQ
- a CDS encoding DedA family protein — encoded protein: MVNGTWLLSTFGAFGALVCIFAETGLLVVGFFLPGDTLLVPAGLLCASTARNGPHLPLLPVLACAAAGTIAGAQVGFWTGRRAGPTALARIGNKRLRAGADRAELLLARYGYAKAVVLGRFIPVVRTVLNPVAGALGVPVRTFTAWQVIGGLAWSQSLVLGGYWLGDSVRHPDAYLVPAAAAVVVVSLVPVVLEVLRGRGTERADRDTPADV
- a CDS encoding heme-binding protein; the protein is MERLPGQRYVALLAGHPRLMAVGGGYPITDDDRCVGGLGISGGSYEQGQQAAEEALTALGFEVSAN
- a CDS encoding SDR family NAD(P)-dependent oxidoreductase produces the protein MGMLDGKVALITGGTSGIGRVSARLFAQEGAKVAITGRREDAGQDVVEEITRSGGEALFVKADATDFGGARAVVQQVVDRFGRLDVAFNNAGTAAVGPLTELDEKAWDHLMDGNLKGTFFYLQAEADQMKRQGDGGAIVVNGSVFAELGTPGISIYSASKGGVAALARAAAVELGPDAIRVNTVNPTIIRTPLTEGGITKKEDGSEYHPHGENIPLGRVGEAHEVAQVALFLLSDRASFVTGQSVMVDGGQSVN
- a CDS encoding SDR family NAD(P)-dependent oxidoreductase — translated: MTSASMEGKVALVTGATSGIGAATAQALAERGAYVLVAGRDPARGESVVGAIRERGGKADFVSADLRDAEAVRRLAHDALGLGGGRVDVLVNNAGVYPFGPTKDTEESLFDSVYALNVKAPFYLVAELAPAMAERGAGAIVNVSTIAAALGFSGMALYGSSKAAVNLLTKAWAAEYGPQGVRVNAVQVGPTRTETTAGAEEDLQSLAAQAPAGRPASAAEIAAAIVYLADDEASSFVQGAVLPVDGGRTAV
- a CDS encoding LysR family transcriptional regulator encodes the protein MELRELHAFVAVVEEGGFSAAARRLHVSQPALSQTVSGLERELRVKLLVRSSTGVRPTDAGLALLGEARALLARRDQVVRTMAQYTGGGGGVLRIGIPLEFPSRLLSPALTELAEACPDTRVQARHLSTSEQLAALHAGELDLGLLRERPTGQEFDAMLVNRERLGVLLAADQAAELSGPEGIALDALARLEWVAFPRSDSPAWYDELTAILRSHGLDLGTQAPEGQRLIAEVKLAAVSAGRAFALAPPDWSQPIPESVAWQPLLGHPLIRRTWAVWPADSRRQDLGRLIAALEQPTTD